Proteins found in one Sardina pilchardus chromosome 3, fSarPil1.1, whole genome shotgun sequence genomic segment:
- the dnaja3a gene encoding dnaJ heat shock protein family (Hsp40) member A3a isoform X2, translated as MMASTAARCTSRWISFSVSTGHRRPVSVLSCRSMEASRVVSNVGARQLWTRSPIIGGGTTKGLTLTGLPGVRPHNAICSSSFHTSSWAQGKQDFYQILGVPRTSTQKEIKKAYYQMAKKYHPDTNKEDPQAKEKFAQLAEAYEILSDEGRRKQYDTYGSAGFDAGQAGGGGQQQYWSGGGSNVDPEELFRKIFGEFSGGRGFGDIFGDNTIFNRPQEYTMELTFTQAAKGVNKEITVAIDGSCQRCNGKGHEPDSQIQHCGSCNGTGMETVNTGPFVMRSTCRRCGGRGSVMTSPCRSCQGTGHTKQKRTVMVPVPAGIEDGQTVRMPVGQKEIFITFKVQKSPIFRRDGADIHSDVLLSVAQAILGGTVRAQGLYETLNLTIQAGVQTDQRIRLSGKGIPRVSGYGYGDHYVHIKIKIPKMLTDRQRALLTSYAEDETEVEGTVNGVTNTTTGKQTK; from the exons ATGATGGCGTCCACAGCGGCCCGATGCACCTCACGTTGGATATCGTTTTCAGTGTCGACGGGCCACCGGCGGCCTGTATCTGTCCTCAGCTGCCGTTCTATGGAAGCTAGTCGGGTTGTGTCAAATGTAGGAGCACGGCAACTATGGACAAGAAGCCCCATCATAGGTGGGGGGACCACGAAAGGGTTGACATTGACGGGGTTGCCAG GAGTGAGGCCCCATAATGCCATTTGCTCGTCATCCTTCCACACAAGCAGTTGGGCCCAAGGGAAACAGGACTTCTACCAGATCCTTGGGGTTCCTCGCACCTCGACccagaaagaaataaaaaaggctTACTACCAG ATGGCGAAGAAGTACCATCCTGACACCAATAAAGAAGACCCTCAAGCTAAGGAGAAGTTTGCACAACTTGCTGAAGCCTATGAG atcTTGAGTGATGAAGGCAGGAGGAAACAGTATGACACATATGGATCAGCTGGATTTGATGCAGGACAAGCAGGAGGCGGCGGCCAACAGCAATACTGGAGCGGAGGGGGTAGCAATGTGGACCCAGAGGAGCTTTTCAGAAAGATCTTTGGAGAATTCTCTGGCGGACGAGGATTTGGAGACATCTTTGGAGACAACACCATTTTTAATCGCCCACAGGAG TACACGATGGAGCTAACATTCACACAGGCTGCCAAAGGTGTGAACAAGGAAATTACTGTGGCCATTGATGGCTCCTGCCAGCGCTGTAATGGCAAAGGGCATGAGCCTGACAGTCAAATTCAGCACTGCGGTAGCTGCAATGGCACTGGCATG GAAACGGTGAACACAGGGCCATTTGTCATGCGTTCTACGTGCCGGAGATGTGGTGGACGGGGATCTGTCATGACTTCACCGTGTAGATCATGCCAAGGGACCGGGCACACCAAACAGAAACGCACAGTCATGGTGCCCGTGCCAGCAG GCATTGAGGATGGGCAGACTGTTCGGATGCCAGTTGGGCAGAAGGAAATATTTATCACATTCAAG GTCCAGAAGAGTCCGATTTTCAGGCGGGATGGAGCTGACATCCACTCTGATGTACTGTTGTCAGTGGCTCAGGCCATCCTCGGGGGCACAGTACGGGCACAGGGACTTTACGAGACCCTCAACCTAACG ATCCAAGCTGGTGTTCAAACAGACCAGCGCATTCGTCTATCTGGTAAAGGCATCCCACGGGTCAGTGGCTATGGATATGGAGATCACTACGTTCACATCAAGATAAAAATTCCCAA gatgctgacagacagacaaagagctCTTCTTACAAGCTATGCAGAGGATGAGACCGAGGTCGAGGGGACAGTCAATGGAGttaccaacaccaccacag GAAAACAAACCAAGTAG
- the dnaja3a gene encoding dnaJ heat shock protein family (Hsp40) member A3a isoform X1 → MMASTAARCTSRWISFSVSTGHRRPVSVLSCRSMEASRVVSNVGARQLWTRSPIIGGGTTKGLTLTGLPGVRPHNAICSSSFHTSSWAQGKQDFYQILGVPRTSTQKEIKKAYYQMAKKYHPDTNKEDPQAKEKFAQLAEAYEILSDEGRRKQYDTYGSAGFDAGQAGGGGQQQYWSGGGSNVDPEELFRKIFGEFSGGRGFGDIFGDNTIFNRPQEYTMELTFTQAAKGVNKEITVAIDGSCQRCNGKGHEPDSQIQHCGSCNGTGMETVNTGPFVMRSTCRRCGGRGSVMTSPCRSCQGTGHTKQKRTVMVPVPAGIEDGQTVRMPVGQKEIFITFKVQKSPIFRRDGADIHSDVLLSVAQAILGGTVRAQGLYETLNLTIQAGVQTDQRIRLSGKGIPRVSGYGYGDHYVHIKIKIPKMLTDRQRALLTSYAEDETEVEGTVNGVTNTTTGKRWTGN, encoded by the exons ATGATGGCGTCCACAGCGGCCCGATGCACCTCACGTTGGATATCGTTTTCAGTGTCGACGGGCCACCGGCGGCCTGTATCTGTCCTCAGCTGCCGTTCTATGGAAGCTAGTCGGGTTGTGTCAAATGTAGGAGCACGGCAACTATGGACAAGAAGCCCCATCATAGGTGGGGGGACCACGAAAGGGTTGACATTGACGGGGTTGCCAG GAGTGAGGCCCCATAATGCCATTTGCTCGTCATCCTTCCACACAAGCAGTTGGGCCCAAGGGAAACAGGACTTCTACCAGATCCTTGGGGTTCCTCGCACCTCGACccagaaagaaataaaaaaggctTACTACCAG ATGGCGAAGAAGTACCATCCTGACACCAATAAAGAAGACCCTCAAGCTAAGGAGAAGTTTGCACAACTTGCTGAAGCCTATGAG atcTTGAGTGATGAAGGCAGGAGGAAACAGTATGACACATATGGATCAGCTGGATTTGATGCAGGACAAGCAGGAGGCGGCGGCCAACAGCAATACTGGAGCGGAGGGGGTAGCAATGTGGACCCAGAGGAGCTTTTCAGAAAGATCTTTGGAGAATTCTCTGGCGGACGAGGATTTGGAGACATCTTTGGAGACAACACCATTTTTAATCGCCCACAGGAG TACACGATGGAGCTAACATTCACACAGGCTGCCAAAGGTGTGAACAAGGAAATTACTGTGGCCATTGATGGCTCCTGCCAGCGCTGTAATGGCAAAGGGCATGAGCCTGACAGTCAAATTCAGCACTGCGGTAGCTGCAATGGCACTGGCATG GAAACGGTGAACACAGGGCCATTTGTCATGCGTTCTACGTGCCGGAGATGTGGTGGACGGGGATCTGTCATGACTTCACCGTGTAGATCATGCCAAGGGACCGGGCACACCAAACAGAAACGCACAGTCATGGTGCCCGTGCCAGCAG GCATTGAGGATGGGCAGACTGTTCGGATGCCAGTTGGGCAGAAGGAAATATTTATCACATTCAAG GTCCAGAAGAGTCCGATTTTCAGGCGGGATGGAGCTGACATCCACTCTGATGTACTGTTGTCAGTGGCTCAGGCCATCCTCGGGGGCACAGTACGGGCACAGGGACTTTACGAGACCCTCAACCTAACG ATCCAAGCTGGTGTTCAAACAGACCAGCGCATTCGTCTATCTGGTAAAGGCATCCCACGGGTCAGTGGCTATGGATATGGAGATCACTACGTTCACATCAAGATAAAAATTCCCAA gatgctgacagacagacaaagagctCTTCTTACAAGCTATGCAGAGGATGAGACCGAGGTCGAGGGGACAGTCAATGGAGttaccaacaccaccacag gaaagagatggacagggaACTAA
- the hmox2b gene encoding heme oxygenase 2 codes for MATEKVGNGTGVAYDEKEDDDVRPDDLSELLGAGTKDIHEKAENNQFVKDFLRGRIRKELFKLGAVALYFTYTALEEEIERNKDHPQFAPLYFPTELHRHDALARDLEYFYGPDWENVVTCSPGAQHYVDRIHEVGQSDPALLVAHSYTRYMGDLSGGQVLKKVAQRALKLPATGEGLEFYHFEGIHSAKAFKQLYRSRMNELELDAATKEKIVQEAVNAFHFNIEVFEELAEIGKTLKDEVMDAGMGVHGDMDGDINKCPYFAAKMAASGGSAYACQMAMSVLRHPTGQVLLAAWVAALAGLAAWYLM; via the exons ATGGCGACTGAGAAGGTGGGAAACGGAACTGGAGTAGCTTATGATGAGAAGGAGGACGACGATGTCAG GCCAGATGACCTGTCTGAGCTGCTGGGTGCCGGCACCAAGGATATCCATGAGAAAGCAGAGAACAACCAGTTTGTCAAAGATTTCCTGAGAGGCCGGATCCGCAAGGAGCTCTTCAAG CTTGGGGCGGTTGCCTTGTATTTCACCTACACAGCCCTGGAAGAGGAGATCGAGAGGAACAAAGACCATCCCCAGTTTGCTCCACTCTACTTCCCCACGGAGCTTCACCGGCATGACGCCTTGGCCAGGGATCTGGAGTACTTCTATGGTCCAGACTGGGAGAACGTGGTCACCTGCTCCCCTGGCGCCCAGCACTATGTGGACCGCATCCACGAGGTGGGCCAGTCAGACCCCGCTCTGCTGGTGGCCCACTCATATACCCGCTACATGGGCGACCTGTCAGGTGGGCAGGTGCTGAAGAAGGTGGCACAGCGGGCGTTGAAGTTGCCAGCCACGGGGGAAGGTCTGGAGTTCTACCACTTTGAAGGGATCCACAGTGCCAAGGCCTTCAAACAGCTGTATCGTAGCCGGATGAATGAGCTTGAACTAGATGCTGCTACCAAGGAGAAGATAGTGCAGGAGGCTGTTAATGCCTTCCACTTCAACATTGAG GTGTTTGAGGAGCTGGCagaaattgggaaaactttgaaggATGAGGTGATGGACGCAGGCATGGGAGTTCACGGAGATATGGATGGAGACATAAATAAATGCCCCTACTTTGCTGCTAAAATGG CGGCCAGTGGTGGGTCAGCGTATGCCTGTCAGATGGCCATGTCCGTCCTCCGACATCCCACCGGCCAGGTCCTACTGGCGGCCTGGGTTGCTGCTTTGGCCGGATTGGCAGCCTGGTACCTCATGTAA